The Paenibacillus sp. FSL W8-0426 region TCTGACGATGTACGCTTTTTCGACAGAAAATTGGGCGCGTCCAAAAGAAGAAGTGGACTTTCTGATGCGGCTTCCGCAAGAATTCCTGGCGATAGAGCTGGATGAACTGATCGAAAAAAATGTTCGTATTTCCATGATGGGTCAAGAGGAATATTTGCCTTCCCACACCGTGGATGCTTTACGTGAGGCAATTCAGCGTACGCAGCATAATACCGGGTTGGTATTGAATTTTGCAATGAATTACGGAAGTCGCAAGGAAATGACGGACTGTACCAAGCAGATTGCATTGAAAGTGCAGTCGGGGGAATTGTCGATCGAGGAAATCACGCCTGAAGTGATCGACAAACATATGTTTACTGCAGGCATGCCTGATCCTGATTTGTTAATCCGCACAAGCGGCGAACTTAGACTCAGCAATTTTATGTTGTGGCAGTTGGCATATAGTGAATTATGGTTTACGGATATATATTGGCCTGAATTCGGCAAACAGCATTTGCTTGAAGCCGTGGCCGAATATCAGCGCAGGTCACGGCGTTACGGCGGTTTGAAATAGATGGAGGATGAAGCCGTTGAAACAGCGAATAACGACAGGAATAATAGCAGGCGCGTTGTTTTTGGGTTTTTGCCTGCTGGGTGGACCCTGGTACCATGGATTGGTACTGGTAATGGCTCTCATCGGTTATTATGAGTTTGTGAAAATGACAGGGCTGCCGCCCTTTTCGGGCGCAGCCCTAATCGGGTATGCAGGTGTTTTTGCATTGGTGTTTCCATGGGAAATGCTGTGGGACCATCGCCCGCTAACGTTATTTCAGGTGGGCTGGCTTGTTATGCTTGTGTTGATGGCAGCCTCGGTTGTAACGAAAAACAGAATATCGGTGAACACGGTAGCCATGCTGTTTCTGGGCGTGGTTTACGTAGGGGTTGGCTTTTATTACATTGCGGAATCGAGGCATTTGCCAAACGGTCTTTTTTGGACGTTTTTGCTGCTCGGTTCCATTTGGTCCAGTGATGCAGGGGCCTACTTTGTAGGAAAGCTTATCGGCAAAAACAAGCTGTGGCCATCGATTAGCCCCAACAAAACGGTTGAAGGAGCGTTGGGTGGCATTGCGATTGCAATTGTGACCTCGCTTGTTTTTGCATGGGCTTCGGACGGACTGCTCACTTGGGAAAGGGCGATATTCATCGGGCTTGCCGCTGCGGTGGTAGGGCAGATGGGGGATTTGATCCAATCCGCATACAAACGTATATATAACATCAAGGATTCCGGCAATCTGCTTCCGGGACATGGAGGCATCTTGGATCGATGCGATAGTTGGATCGTGGTATTCCCGTTTGTACATATACTGATGTTATTGCCCTATTAATTACGAATGCAGAT contains the following coding sequences:
- a CDS encoding isoprenyl transferase; amino-acid sequence: MIKRVRSWWNGAEKQETLTISGDNIPEHVAIIMDGNGRWAKRLGLPRIAGHQSGMKAVKRAAIAADELGIKYLTMYAFSTENWARPKEEVDFLMRLPQEFLAIELDELIEKNVRISMMGQEEYLPSHTVDALREAIQRTQHNTGLVLNFAMNYGSRKEMTDCTKQIALKVQSGELSIEEITPEVIDKHMFTAGMPDPDLLIRTSGELRLSNFMLWQLAYSELWFTDIYWPEFGKQHLLEAVAEYQRRSRRYGGLK
- a CDS encoding phosphatidate cytidylyltransferase, with product MKQRITTGIIAGALFLGFCLLGGPWYHGLVLVMALIGYYEFVKMTGLPPFSGAALIGYAGVFALVFPWEMLWDHRPLTLFQVGWLVMLVLMAASVVTKNRISVNTVAMLFLGVVYVGVGFYYIAESRHLPNGLFWTFLLLGSIWSSDAGAYFVGKLIGKNKLWPSISPNKTVEGALGGIAIAIVTSLVFAWASDGLLTWERAIFIGLAAAVVGQMGDLIQSAYKRIYNIKDSGNLLPGHGGILDRCDSWIVVFPFVHILMLLPY